In Piliocolobus tephrosceles isolate RC106 chromosome 12, ASM277652v3, whole genome shotgun sequence, one DNA window encodes the following:
- the LOC111536665 gene encoding prohibitin-like, with product MAAKVFESIGEFGLALVVVGGMLNSALHNVDTGHRAVIFDRFCGVQDIVVGEGTHFLIPWVQKPITFDCCSRPRNVLVITGSKDLQNVNITLSILFWPVASQLPCIFTSIREDYDERVLPSIATKIFKSVVSRFDAGELITQRELLSRQVSDKFTGPAATSGLILDDVSLTHPTFGKEFTEAATALMILNTTFLLPLSQKSL from the coding sequence ATGGCCGCCAAAGTGTTTGAGTCCATCGGCGAGTTTGGCCTGGCCTTAGTTGTTGTAGGAGGCATGCTGAACTCTGCCTTACATAATGTGGATACTGGTCACAGAGCTGTCATCTTTGACCGATTCTGTGGAGTACAGGACATTGTGGTAGGGGAAGGGACTCACTTTCTTATCCCATGGGTACAGAAACCAATTACCTTTGACTGCTGTTCTAGACCACGTAATGTGCTAGTCATCACTGGTAGCAAAGACTTACAGAATGTCAACATCACACTGAGCATCCTCTTCTGGCCTGTTGCTAGCCAGCTTCCTTGCATCTTCACCAGCATCAGAGAGGACTATGATGAACGTGTGCTGCCATCCATCGCTACCAAGATCTTCAAGTCAGTGGTGTCTCGCTTTGATGCTGGAGAACTAATCACCCAGAGAGAGCTGCTCTCCAGGCAGGTGAGTGACAAGTTTACAGGGCCAGCAGCCACCTCTGGGCTCATCCTGGACGATGTGTCCTTGACGCATCCGACCTTCGGGAAGGAGTTCACAGAAGCG